From a single Clostridia bacterium genomic region:
- the uvrB gene encoding excinuclease ABC subunit UvrB, with protein sequence MLDFKVVSDYKPCGDQPKAIKELANGINMRFKHQTLLGVTGSGKTFTVANVIEKVQKPTLVIAHNKTLAAQLYSEFKEFFPNNAVEYFVSYYDYYQPEAYIPATDTYIEKDSSINDEIDELRHSATAALFERRDVIIVASVSCIYGLGDPTDYTDLMLSLRPGMQKDRDEVIRKLVDIQYERNEIEFKRGKFRVRGDVLEIFPASSSQKVFRVEFFGDEIERITEVDSLTGEVLGVKPHIAVFPASHHATSRAKMERAIVTIEQELEWRLEELKIQGKLLEAQRLEQRTRYDLEMMQEIGFCQGIENYSRHISGREPGSAPFTLLDYFPDDFLLVIDESHVSVPQIGAMHNGDRSRKESLVDFGFRLPSAFDNRPLKFSEFEERINQVVYVSATPAQYERNHSVQIVEQIIRPTGLIDPEVIVKPVKGQIDDLIGEISERVSKSERVLVTTLTKKMAEDLTDYLKELDFKVEYLHSDVKTLERVEIIRNLRLGVFDVLVGINLLREGLDIPEVSMVAILDADKEGFLRSETSLIQTIGRAARNIEGKVIMYADTMTDSMKRAISETNRRRGIQLKYNEEHDIVPKSIQKGVRDVIESTKVAEDSAKYSMRSDEDNMAVGEIEELIERLSEEMRIAASALQFERAAELRDKIKQLKDKL encoded by the coding sequence ATGCTTGATTTTAAAGTTGTATCGGATTATAAGCCTTGCGGTGACCAGCCAAAGGCTATAAAAGAGCTTGCAAACGGAATAAATATGAGATTTAAGCACCAGACTCTGCTTGGTGTTACCGGATCTGGCAAGACTTTTACAGTGGCTAATGTAATTGAAAAGGTTCAGAAGCCTACGCTTGTGATTGCGCATAACAAAACTCTTGCAGCCCAGCTTTACAGTGAATTCAAGGAGTTTTTTCCAAATAACGCAGTAGAGTATTTTGTAAGCTACTATGACTATTATCAGCCTGAGGCTTATATACCCGCAACTGACACTTATATAGAAAAGGATTCATCAATAAATGATGAAATAGATGAGTTGAGGCATTCTGCAACAGCTGCGCTTTTTGAAAGAAGGGACGTAATTATAGTTGCAAGTGTATCATGTATATATGGTTTGGGTGATCCGACAGATTACACAGATCTGATGCTATCCTTAAGACCGGGTATGCAAAAGGACAGGGATGAGGTAATCAGAAAGCTGGTTGATATTCAATATGAAAGAAATGAGATAGAATTTAAAAGAGGAAAGTTCAGGGTCCGTGGAGATGTACTGGAGATATTTCCTGCTTCTTCGTCACAAAAAGTATTCCGTGTGGAGTTTTTCGGAGATGAAATAGAAAGAATTACCGAAGTGGATTCACTTACGGGAGAAGTTCTTGGTGTAAAGCCTCATATTGCTGTTTTCCCTGCATCGCATCATGCTACGAGCAGGGCAAAGATGGAGCGTGCCATTGTTACTATTGAGCAGGAACTGGAGTGGAGACTTGAGGAGCTTAAAATTCAAGGCAAGCTGCTTGAGGCACAGAGATTGGAACAGAGAACGCGGTATGATCTGGAAATGATGCAGGAAATCGGTTTCTGTCAGGGGATTGAGAATTACTCAAGGCATATCAGCGGTAGAGAGCCGGGGAGTGCACCTTTCACCCTGTTGGATTATTTCCCTGATGATTTTTTGCTGGTTATAGATGAGTCTCATGTATCGGTACCTCAGATAGGTGCGATGCACAACGGAGACCGTTCTAGGAAAGAATCACTTGTTGATTTCGGTTTCAGACTTCCTTCAGCATTTGATAACAGACCGCTTAAATTCTCCGAGTTTGAGGAAAGAATAAATCAGGTTGTATATGTCAGTGCAACGCCCGCTCAATATGAAAGGAATCACTCGGTTCAAATAGTTGAGCAGATAATACGTCCCACCGGTCTGATTGACCCTGAGGTGATTGTAAAGCCGGTTAAGGGGCAGATTGATGATCTGATCGGTGAAATAAGTGAGCGGGTCTCAAAAAGTGAGAGAGTACTGGTTACCACACTGACAAAGAAGATGGCGGAGGATTTAACAGACTATCTTAAAGAACTGGACTTTAAGGTTGAATACCTGCATTCAGATGTAAAAACGTTGGAAAGGGTAGAAATTATAAGAAATCTCCGGCTAGGAGTTTTTGATGTGCTTGTTGGTATAAATCTGCTGAGGGAAGGATTGGATATACCTGAAGTATCAATGGTTGCGATACTGGATGCAGACAAGGAAGGATTCCTGCGTTCGGAAACTTCCCTTATTCAGACGATAGGAAGAGCGGCAAGGAATATAGAAGGAAAGGTCATAATGTATGCAGACACTATGACTGACTCAATGAAGCGTGCGATAAGTGAAACAAACAGAAGAAGAGGGATTCAGCTTAAATACAACGAAGAACATGATATCGTGCCTAAATCCATACAGAAAGGCGTAAGGGATGTAATTGAATCAACAAAAGTTGCTGAGGACAGTGCCAAATACTCAATGCGGTCTGATGAGGATAATATGGCTGTTGGAGAGATCGAAGAGCTGATTGAAAGATTATCGGAAGAAATGCGGATAGCTGCTTCAGCTCTTCAATTCGAGAGAGCTGCAGAACTTAGAGATAAAATAAAACAACTAAAGGATAAGTTATAG
- a CDS encoding metallophosphoesterase codes for MKIQYLLYMVLFIGIYGLLNYYIGRRGWQTIGSRFPRSWAKGYWIIFWIAAFSYVIAMAGVQFIPGTVSEILDIIGSYWMAAILYLLLTIAVIDIIRILLKLFKKFPSNFSNNPNIAFLTGILVIFLVAGILAYGTWNSRRTHIKHYDIDIAKKADTLKQLHVAMVSDIHLGKVVNKKRLAKMVEGINRLNPDIILIAGDILDSSLEPFANENMGEEFKKLKSKYGVYAALGNHDYFSGSMEEKVSLFNDAGINVLRDNAVKIGETFYLAGREDKSSVRRKLGGERKSLESVLGNVDKSLPVILLDHQPVNLSEAVGQGVDLQLSGHTHQGQLFPIDLITNKVFEVDYGYLRKENTHFIVTSGYGTWGPPIRVGISGEIVDITINFK; via the coding sequence ATGAAAATACAGTATTTGCTTTACATGGTTTTATTTATAGGTATTTACGGGTTGCTGAACTACTATATCGGCCGTAGAGGCTGGCAGACTATAGGCAGCAGGTTTCCCAGAAGCTGGGCTAAGGGATATTGGATAATTTTCTGGATTGCGGCATTTTCATATGTTATAGCAATGGCAGGAGTACAATTTATACCCGGAACCGTGAGCGAGATTCTGGATATTATTGGTTCGTACTGGATGGCGGCGATTTTATACTTATTGCTGACAATAGCCGTTATAGATATAATACGTATATTGCTGAAGCTTTTCAAAAAGTTTCCATCAAACTTTAGCAATAATCCAAATATTGCTTTCTTAACAGGTATTCTGGTCATTTTTCTGGTAGCGGGCATACTTGCATATGGTACATGGAACTCAAGGAGAACACATATCAAGCATTATGACATAGATATTGCCAAAAAGGCGGACACCTTAAAACAACTGCATGTAGCCATGGTTTCCGATATACATCTCGGAAAGGTAGTAAATAAAAAACGTTTGGCAAAAATGGTTGAAGGCATTAACAGGCTTAACCCGGATATTATACTTATAGCCGGAGATATACTGGATAGCAGCTTAGAGCCTTTTGCAAACGAAAATATGGGAGAAGAATTCAAAAAGCTGAAATCAAAATATGGAGTATATGCTGCATTGGGTAATCACGATTATTTCAGCGGCAGTATGGAGGAAAAGGTCAGTTTGTTCAATGATGCCGGCATTAATGTTTTGAGAGACAATGCAGTGAAGATAGGTGAGACTTTTTATTTGGCAGGGCGTGAGGACAAGTCTTCTGTAAGAAGAAAACTTGGTGGAGAAAGGAAAAGCCTTGAATCCGTTTTGGGAAATGTAGACAAATCACTACCTGTTATACTGCTGGATCATCAGCCTGTCAACCTGAGTGAGGCTGTGGGCCAGGGGGTGGATTTACAGCTGTCTGGGCATACACACCAAGGACAGCTTTTCCCGATAGATCTTATAACAAACAAAGTGTTTGAAGTAGATTACGGATATCTCCGGAAAGAAAATACCCACTTCATTGTCACCAGTGGTTATGGTACATGGGGACCGCCTATCAGGGTCGGAATCTCTGGCGAGATTGTTGATATCACTATCAATTTTAAGTAA